The Austwickia sp. genome includes a region encoding these proteins:
- a CDS encoding LamB/YcsF family protein, whose protein sequence is MRIDLNADVGESFSRWTLGDDAGLAPVLSSMNVACGFHAGDASVMTATVRLASEHGLAIGAHVAYRDLAGFGRRFIDADPDDLRAEVRYQVGALQAIAAAEGMTVTYCKPHGALYNTIVDHERQARAVVEALAGLAENGSPLTLLGLPGSLALRYASEAGLPMAAEAFVDRAYAADGTLVPRSQPSSVLHNPDAVAARAVRMVTDGVVDAIDGTAVHFRPASLCVHGDSPGAVGMAHAVRAALEQAGVDVGPFAPAPVPVPVLGRMSAPAADPAP, encoded by the coding sequence ATGCGCATCGACCTCAACGCCGACGTGGGGGAGTCGTTCTCCCGGTGGACCCTGGGCGACGACGCGGGGCTGGCGCCGGTGCTGTCGAGCATGAACGTCGCCTGCGGCTTCCACGCGGGCGACGCGTCCGTGATGACCGCGACGGTGCGGCTGGCCAGCGAGCACGGGTTGGCGATCGGCGCCCACGTGGCCTACCGCGACCTGGCCGGCTTCGGGCGGCGGTTCATCGACGCGGACCCCGACGACCTGCGGGCCGAGGTGCGCTACCAGGTCGGAGCCCTGCAGGCGATCGCGGCCGCCGAAGGGATGACCGTGACCTACTGCAAGCCACACGGGGCGCTCTACAACACGATCGTCGACCACGAACGTCAGGCGCGGGCGGTCGTCGAGGCGCTCGCCGGCCTGGCGGAGAACGGGTCGCCCCTCACCCTGCTGGGCCTGCCGGGCTCCCTGGCGCTGCGGTACGCCTCGGAGGCCGGGCTGCCCATGGCCGCGGAGGCATTCGTCGATCGGGCCTATGCCGCGGACGGGACGCTCGTGCCGCGCTCGCAGCCCAGCTCGGTGCTGCACAACCCGGACGCCGTCGCCGCGCGGGCGGTGCGCATGGTCACCGACGGCGTGGTCGACGCGATCGACGGGACGGCCGTGCACTTCCGGCCGGCGTCGCTGTGCGTGCACGGGGACAGCCCCGGCGCCGTCGGCATGGCCCACGCGGTGCGGGCGGCGCTGGAGCAGGCCGGGGTCGACGTCGGCCCGTTCGCCCCGGCCCCGGTCCCGGTCCCGGTCCTGGGCCGGATGTCGGCCCCGGCAGCCGACCCCGCGCCGTGA
- a CDS encoding amino acid transporter → MSTGLALIVAIGAQNAYVLRQGIRREHVGLIVAICAVSDLLLIGLGTVGIGALVTSAPTLLQVLRWGGVAYLLWFAVTAFRSAATGGSLTAAGGPQRVSARRAGLVAASLTYLNPHVYLDTVVMVGNLANQQGALRWAFAGGAGTASVGWFTSLGYGARALAPLLDRPGTWRAVDIGVGVVMLAVAARLALGG, encoded by the coding sequence CTGTCCACCGGACTCGCGCTCATCGTCGCGATCGGCGCCCAGAACGCGTACGTCCTGCGCCAGGGCATCCGCCGCGAGCACGTGGGCCTGATCGTCGCGATCTGCGCCGTCTCCGACCTGCTCCTGATCGGGCTCGGCACGGTCGGGATCGGCGCGCTCGTGACGTCGGCTCCGACCCTCCTGCAGGTGCTCCGGTGGGGCGGCGTGGCCTACCTGCTGTGGTTCGCGGTCACGGCGTTCCGCTCGGCCGCCACCGGCGGCAGCCTGACCGCGGCGGGTGGGCCGCAGCGCGTCTCCGCCCGGCGGGCCGGCCTGGTGGCGGCCTCGCTGACGTACCTCAACCCGCACGTCTACCTCGACACCGTCGTGATGGTCGGCAACCTGGCCAACCAGCAGGGTGCGCTGCGGTGGGCGTTCGCCGGGGGCGCGGGGACGGCGTCGGTCGGATGGTTCACGAGCCTCGGGTACGGCGCGCGGGCGCTCGCGCCGCTGCTGGACCGGCCCGGCACCTGGCGCGCGGTGGACATCGGGGTGGGGGTGGTCATGCTCGCGGTCGCGGCCCGGCTCGCGCTGGGCGGCTGA